Part of the Rhinoderma darwinii isolate aRhiDar2 chromosome 2, aRhiDar2.hap1, whole genome shotgun sequence genome, tgctcaccttgacgtgcagttacgtcaacgtgtgggaaggggttaagggagctTCAATAACACGCGAAGATGGGAATACACCATTAAAGAAGTTTTCCAGGTTTTTACCCTGATCTTCATAGGCCATCATTGTGAAACCTTGGGGGTCGGACCAACGGGACACCCACCAATAAGCAGAACGATGATCGTCCTAGAGAAAAAGCTGACAAGTCCCAAGTTTGAGAGCAAAGTGGGCAAATGTCAGCAACAAGGTGATCCTGCACTATATGATGAAATTAAATTCTTGGTATTTTCTGATTAGGAGTACAGGAAAACAAATAAAACGTATAATACCATATTAGCAGTCATTGTCTATGAGCTGGATAACCGCTTACATTTTCCATGccgttatccttgtagttccataaaaacaatgaatgttttAATTTAAACACAAAGTATGGCCCTCACACCTGCAAACAACTGTTTATCACTGCAATAAAATGGaacatttctttttttcataatttaTGGAACATTTTACAAATTTTCCACTAAAGGAAATGACTGTAGTGAAACTTGATGGTATCGGACAAATAACCACGGTCATGTCTCAATCTAAATTAAAATGAGAACGGCTCATTATGTGCAAACCTTCATACATAAAAGTCACATGCTTTGCAGGAAAAACAGCATACAATATGGagacggaaaaaaataaaataaaaagtactcACCGAAGATTCGCTGTCTCGGATAACAAAATCTCCCCCCACTCCTCTTTCATTCAGGGCACATTCTGCTTGATGTCTTGTAACCCCTCCATAGTACCATCCTTTACCGGCAAAACGTCCTGTGCACGCAGGGCCAGTATAGCTTATTTGGTGAACATGAGGATTATTTATGGAAGGACCATCATTTAAAACGACAACATAGTTTTTGGGAACAAGGCCAATCTGCCCACTGGAATTTTTACATTTCCACCATTCAGGGTCATTTTCTGGCTTCTCGATGACTTCCATGATTTCTCCTTTCTCAAAGTTAAGCTCTTCTTCTGTTACAGAACTAAATGGGTAGAGTGTCTGAACaatatggataattttattgttcTGGCCATTGCTTATATATGCACCTCTTCTTAAACTAAGAAAACTAGGGGAATCAGCAGTTGCTTCATCAACTTCTTCCACTACATAGTTTGATGGAAACCACCCAACTTGTCCAGTGTATGTTCCCCGCCACCAGCCATCACTACACTTTTCCAGAACAATCACTCGTGAACCCTTCACAAGAGAGAGTTCATCATCTCTTTCTGCGGCATATGAAAATTTTACATATGCTGGAATGTTTAAGTCATAGATTCTCTCCGAATTGGTACCATTTGATGGATATTCTGAATCGGTGCTTGGTGTGGGTGAGGCATCTCGAGTGCTAGTCTTCCTCTTAGTCTTCCCAAGCCCTTGAAAGAAAAAAGGGGaatacacatataataaacaGTCCCAACGGaatataggagctgcacagtaatGGAAAATATTTTTAGCGGGTGCTAAACCTCAAGGGATCTTCACCAAACCCCCTTCAATTGACCAATACACAAATCCAAAAATACCAAGGAAAAAAGGCAGCACCCcaaaatgatataaaataaaGGTGTTTTATTCACTCAGTGCGTAGGCAACGTTTCACTTTCCCACTGgaggcattttcaagcttgaaaccCGGTCagactccattaaccccttcaggactgagcctgttttggccttcaggacgaagccgatttttcaaatctgacatgtatcactttatgtggtaataactctggaatgattTTACCTTTCCAAGtgcttctgagattgttttctcgtgacatattgtactttatgttagtgaaaaaatttggtcgataaattcaatatttatttgtaaaaaaaaacaccaaaatttagagaaaatgtgctaaaaatttgcatttttctacattttaatgtgtctgcttttaaaacagatagtaataccacacaaaatagctactagttaacatttcccatatgtctactttaggtttgcatagttttttgaacattcttttatttttccaggacgttacaaggcttagaactttagcagcaatttctcatattttcaagaaaatttcaaaagcctattttttcagggaccagttcagtcctgaagtggctgtgagggccttatgtactagatagaccccataaatcaccctattttgaaaactgcacccctcaaagtattcaatacagcattcaagtattttaaccctttaggcatttcacaggaatgaaagcaaaagtagaggtgaaatttacaatggactgaaacacaggcctcagaagcaaaggagcacctagtggattttggggcctcctttttttaagaatatattttaggcaccttgtcaggtttgaatagatcttgtggtgccaaaacagtaaagaccccccaaaagtgcccccattttggaaacttcactccTCAAGGaaatatctaggggtgtagttagcattttgaacccagtttttttgctacatttatttgaattagtatgtgaaggcttcggtacatggcagcccggaagccattgtctggcgtccggttgccatgggtaccatcgcccgctgccgtgatttcatgtgggggctgctgatctccGCTAAACGCCTTAAATGTGGCAATCtcccgccgcatcgaagggggttaactgacgaaatcagcggcgatgggctgctgatcggcaacagggaatgcagggcagacaccctgcacagttaaccgccgctgtggtgttgcgccgcgcggcggtcaactgtcaaagcactgacggaactgtacgtcgaggtgcgcaaagttactgctcatcttgacgtgcagttacttcaaggtgcgggaagggattAAGGTTTTACCCTGCACAATTATGCTCCCATCCACACGCCGTGAAGTGAACTGCAACGCAGCCCAATTCACGTGAACAAAGCTGCATTGAAGTTTCTGCACAACAGACGTGGGCAAAGAAAAAGGGGGTGGGGCTTCCACTTTTTCGTTAACATAATCGGCGGCGGACCATACCTCATTCTGCATTATCTGCATGGACTTGGTCACACTTTAAAGCTGCAAATTAATCTAATAACTTGTAGCACATCAACAGGATAGATTTCTTTATGCACTAACTGAGGTCTATACAGTAGTTTGACATAGAAAATTATTTGACTTTCGTTCCCTAGTAGCAGTGATTCTGCTAGGCAAAGTATATTGGGGAACACCATAAAAAGTAGTGTATACAAGATATGTTTATACGTGCAGTGGGCAGATGAGTGAGGAAATGGCTGGTATGATTGTGACACCATATCACATGACAGTGTGAGATCTATGATCTATTTTGTCGATTTCAAGTTTGGGAcatacagggtgattcaaaaaggatggtgcagatgtaaaggcctgtagttaaagtaacatcaatggtaaatggccagtgactgaaaatcaaagcaaaactgcCTGAGTTGCCCATAGCAAAAGCCAAATCTGAAATGTGcttacatagtgtgacataagatggAGACATCGAAGGAAGGAAAAGCTTTTTGCGTGTTGAAACTTGCAAGAACGGGGTCTGTTTTGACAGTACAGCGAAACTTTTAGAATACATTTGGTAAATGTGCTCCGCATAGAAGCTGCATTTCACATTGGATGAAGCAATCCAAAACCACTGGGTGTTTATGTCATGGGAAAAGTCTGGGCCGTCCAAAGACTGCGTAGTCTTAGAAAGTCGACCAGGCTGACTAGTATGAAACTCCAGGTGCCACAAACCACAGTATGGTTTGCCTTCCCAAAGCGTCTGCGTTGCAAGCCATACAGATTACATGTACTTCAGGAACGGACGACCAGACGACAAACCGAAACGCtgtgacttttgcattgacttgcCGGGCCGATTGGAGGAGGATGAATTGACTGACAGGCTGGTGTTCAGGGATGAGGCTACCTTTCACCTCAGATCTAAACGACCGGAGACATCACTTCACTGAAACAGAGAAGTCCATACCAGAGTATACGCTGGCCCgcgtctggacagaactggactaccATCTAGACATCTGCCctgtcaccaatggaaatcactttgaacatttgtagtgtagagataaaacttggatagatCGTGTattttttcatgttaataaatgtgtttaaGTTCTTCCGGTTATTAATACTGAAgttataatttttcatttttgaatCACTCTGTATATAAAAGTGCAGTTCTACATGTTCATTGGGAATAGGTGACCAGATACCATTGTTCCCAGGATTGGTGGGGCCCCATTAGCCAGTTCTCCATTATTCATACATATTGCATATCCTATTGATATGCCATAGATGTCTCtaatgagacgacccctttaaaacaTATAAGGGGCTTACCTAAGGTGTCTTTCAAATTCTTGACCAGTGATCCTTTTTTTAAGCTATTTTTCCTCTCCACGTAGTTGGACGGTACGTATCCAGTTTTGTTCGCTGTATTTCTAACTCGCCACCATGTTTTGGAGTCATCCAGCAACCACAAGCGCTCATTTTTCTTAATATCAAGTTCTTGGTCCTGCTGTGCCATATAATCCCATTTGGCAATAACAATGACCTCCTCGGTCATTTTTCATGGAGTCCCTGTCAATAAACATATAGAATGTTAATGTAACCAATAGCTTATCTATACGAAGAGAAATTCACAGATTTGTCAAAACATTGCAAAATATTAAACAGTATTACGTATCTAGTAAACTCTTATAAAAGTGCCAGTTGTTGAGAAGTTGAGTCAATAGTGACATCCAATAGAGCTGCAGTTCTTGTTGTTACTTCTGCACCATTTTCATATGGGGAGCTAATCTATGTTATCAAAGTGACTTTATAAATGAAAGATTAATTATAATAAAACTGTAAGACCTCATTTACACGACCGTATATTAGCGGCccaatttatctgcatttttcCGAATAAAacgcggacccattcttttctatggccccatgcagatGACCGTGATTTACACGGATCAGTGTGGCGGCACAACTGCGGGTTGCAAAAACTTGTCATACGGTCCGTCATTgtggattcaccaatactggtgaattgttgtggattcaCGAGTCGGGATGACACACAGATGCCCAacaagctttttttttgcggtctgATGGAGGCCTAATTAAGGAAATcccataatacataaaaaaaacataactcaTTACACAATTATTTAGAATTtaacataaaaatacaaaaaaaacagaaggaAATGTTTTGATTTAAATCTTCTCACAATAAAGCACTCGCTTATTTATCCTAACACATGAATTAAATACAGACTGTCTAAATAATCTGACCAAATGAATTCCagcagctgcagagaaatgtcatTTATTCGTAAATGAAAAGCGACAGTCATTCTAATTCCACAGAACTGGCGCTGTACTGCTGGCCACATATTAGTCCCTCAATGCTCCTGAGGTCTATTAATAAATTACGCCACGAAAAAAAACTCACCCACCCAAAAAGTGACAAAAATGGTAAACGTTCCCTTCTATATGAAAGCCTCTGCCCAAAACTAAATATTGGCACAATGGCCATACTGCCATGTCCATGCTAGGGGCATTTTATTTCTACAGCTCTTTGATATGGACTCCAGTGAATGGGGACTTCAACTCAGCAGCGCAATTGCCTCCTACGTTATGCGGTCTCACATGTCGCGctcaatttgcatttttttaggCAACAATTTTACAGAAAATttcagaaaaagtggttctgcCGTGATTTTCCGAAAACCGCAAGTTGACACTGATTTATTGTGCGGTGTTTGAAGCAACCATGCAGCAGTGACCTACTGACGTGTACAGCTCACGCTGATAGAGAAGCAGTCGGACCACTATCAGGTGTTCTGAACCCTTGCTCTGCACGTGGCGGTCAAGCACGCTAGTTACAGATACAGTACATGCAGAGCGGCTGTACTCCCGGTCAGCAGTGTATATTGGTTTGTCCTTCCACTCGTATGGCCGGAACAGTGTCCCCATGCACTTTTAGCTGATAGACTGTCAGCTTCTGCTCGGCGCATAATAGTTTCCTTCTCATCCCAGCCATTACCGTGATATCAGTACAAGTGCCCGTTCTGCGGCCAGCACCCCTCCTCCTGTGGTTGTCTTGGCTGCCAGGAGATCTGGGACTCGAGATCCGTCAGCTATGGGGCAGAGGAAACTGGCGGAGACACCTCCTGCAGCCCCCAAGATCCCAGAAGAGCAGTaaggcttcttacattatactaagCTAATGCACTGAACTTCAGGGGGGCTCCTGTATATGAAACAGAGTCCCCTAAGGTACAGTGTATTAGTTTAATATGAGAAGATTATAGGACACATTCTTTGTGCTGCGGAATAACTTGTGTGGCAGCAGACACAAAGGATTGCTTTAAAGGTTATTGATAACTTTgcactgacattttttttattcttcatttgcttcctaaatgcaataTTAAATGGCAGGATCTGCCATAATGTCCGATAGATGAGGGTGACTCCCGTCCTACCTTCTGCTGCTGGACTCCAGACACTGATTTCCGAGCTTGTCGGATTTTCTAGAACACAGCCCAGCGCGTTTTAttacgccgtttccgtaacttTTATTCTCTTCGATGGGCCGTGACTTACGGAGCAAAAGGTAGGACGGGGGCCAGAGGGTCCTGTTCCAGAGATCGCTGTGGGTCCCAAATGTGGGACCTGCTTCTATCGGATATTTATagtatttcctgtggatatgccataaatgtccgagatgggaatacccctctaaatCAACTTTCTAAATGGTCTTTACCATTTTTCTGCTATAGTCTAACTCCTGTATATAGTTGGCTGTGCGGTTGTATTTTGCCATAGATCCAACAGAACACTTCTCCCAGGTGACGTCTGCTCTCACTGCGCTCCTgtgcccatacacatcagatgaCAGTCAGCGTGACCAACCGTCTTTCAGCGCGATCGGACAACTTTCTGATGTGTACGTGCGaataaaggattgggcatgttggctttcaacatgcctgatgccTTGATGCCTCAGTAGGTAAACCACTGCCACGAGTGTCTGCCAGCGGCTTATTGCCCTCTCTCCATCGAATACACATGCACAGATCCGTCACAGCGACATGGATTCGGTTATAAATGAAGATGAGAAcagaatatacatatatacacatacacacatctaTATGTACAGTGgatgaaataagtatttgatcccttgctgattttgtaagtttgtccactgtcaaagtcatgaacagtctagaatttttaggctaggttaattttaccagtgagagatagattatattaaaaaaaaaacagaaaatcacatagtcaaaattatatatatttatttgcattgtgcacagagaaataagtatttgatcccctaccaaccattaagagttcagcctcctccagaccagttacacgctccaaatcaacttggtgcctgcattaaaggcagttgtcttacatggtcacctgtataaaagactcctgtccacagactcaattaatcagtctgactctaacctctacaacatgggcaagagcaaagggctttctaaggatgtcagggacaagatcatagacctgcacaaggctggaatgggctacaaaaccataagtaagacgctgggtgaggagacaactgttggtgcaatagtaagaaaatggaagacatacaaaatgactgtcaatcgacatcgatctggggctccatgcaaaatctcacctcgtggggtatccttgatcctgacgaaggtgagagcttagccgaaaactacacggggggaacttgttaatgatctcaaggcagctgggaccacagtcaccaagaaaaccattggtaacacattacgccgtaatggattaaaatcctgcagtgcccgcaaggtccccctgctcaagaaggcacatgtacaggcccgtctgaagtttgcaaacgaacatctggatgattctgagagtgattgggagaaggtgttgtggtcagatgagactaaaattgagctctttggcattaactcaactcgccgtttttggaggaagagaaatgctgcctatgagccAAAGAACACcgcccccactgtcaagcatggaggtgttttgggggtgtttctctgctaagggcacaggactacttcaccgcatcaatgggagaatggatggagccatttaccgtcaaatcctgagtgacaacctccttccctccaccaggacattaaaaatggctcgtggctgggtcttccagcacgacaacaaCCCGAAACAtaaagccaaggcaacaaaggagtggctcaaaaagaagcacattaaggtcatggagtggcctagccagtctccagaccttaatcccattgaaaacttatggagggagctgaagatccgagttgccaagcgacagcctcgaaatcttaatgatttacagatgatctgcaaagaggagtgggccaaaattccatctaacatgtgtgcaaacctcatcatcaactacaaaaaacgtctgactgctgtgcttgccaacaagggttttgccaccaagtattaagtcttgtttgccaaagggatcaaatacttatttctctgtgcacaatgcaaataaatatatataattttgacaatgtgattttctgtttttttttttttttatataatctatctctcgctggtaaaattaacctagcttaaaaattctagactgctcatgtctttgacagtgggcaaacttacaaaatccgcaagggatcaaatacttatttccttcactgtatgtatgtatgtatgtagattttttttttatacaaattgtGGTGCAAAGTTACTAATACTGTCAACAGTGCTATAGTACTGTATTAGTACAGCTTAACATATTACCTGATGAGGGTTACCATATGGTGCCCTGCAGGGGAGGAGAGAATTTGGT contains:
- the NCK2 gene encoding cytoplasmic protein NCK2 — its product is MTEEVIVIAKWDYMAQQDQELDIKKNERLWLLDDSKTWWRVRNTANKTGYVPSNYVERKNSLKKGSLVKNLKDTLGLGKTKRKTSTRDASPTPSTDSEYPSNGTNSERIYDLNIPAYVKFSYAAERDDELSLVKGSRVIVLEKCSDGWWRGTYTGQVGWFPSNYVVEEVDEATADSPSFLSLRRGAYISNGQNNKIIHIVQTLYPFSSVTEEELNFEKGEIMEVIEKPENDPEWWKCKNSSGQIGLVPKNYVVVLNDGPSINNPHVHQISYTGPACTGRFAGKGWYYGGVTRHQAECALNERGVGGDFVIRDSESSPNDLSISLKASGKNKHFKVQLVDSVYCIGQRRFKNMDELVEHYKKAPIFTSERGEKLYLVKALQ